From a region of the Gordonia sp. PP30 genome:
- a CDS encoding helix-turn-helix domain-containing protein, producing the protein MSGRERGSLEWDTFAFSFAHRLVTVRKARGYSQEELAHRSGMHRNAVSNLERGTGNREPYVSDPQLSTVYRLAKALDVAPELLLPDVSMPLKTRSTEQESNKAMSRIEAELYGVIAAERDSIY; encoded by the coding sequence ATGTCCGGCAGAGAACGTGGATCCCTCGAATGGGACACCTTCGCGTTCTCGTTCGCGCATCGGCTCGTGACCGTCCGGAAGGCGCGTGGATACTCGCAAGAAGAGCTCGCTCACCGGAGCGGGATGCACCGCAACGCGGTGTCGAACCTGGAGCGCGGCACCGGTAATCGGGAGCCGTACGTGTCGGATCCACAACTCTCGACGGTGTACCGGCTGGCCAAGGCGCTCGACGTCGCACCGGAACTGCTGCTGCCGGACGTTTCGATGCCGTTGAAGACGCGGTCGACCGAGCAGGAGTCGAACAAGGCGATGTCGCGTATCGAGGCCGAGCTGTACGGCGTGATCGCCGCGGAGCGGGACTCGATCTACTGA
- the greA gene encoding transcription elongation factor GreA, which translates to MTDAGVTWLTPESASRLKEELNALIANREVIAAEINERREEGDLKENGGYHAAREEQGQQEARIRQLQDLLNNAKIGQAPTQSGVALPGSVVTVYFDDDKNDTETFLIATREESISTDVEVYSPSSPLGAAIIDAKVGETRTYLVPSGAEISVTVVSAEPYQH; encoded by the coding sequence ATGACCGACGCAGGCGTGACCTGGCTGACTCCGGAGTCGGCCAGCCGGCTGAAAGAGGAGCTCAATGCGCTGATCGCGAACCGAGAGGTCATTGCGGCAGAGATCAACGAGCGACGTGAAGAGGGCGACCTCAAGGAGAACGGCGGCTACCACGCCGCCCGCGAGGAGCAGGGCCAGCAGGAAGCCCGCATCCGCCAGCTCCAGGACCTTCTGAACAACGCGAAGATCGGCCAGGCCCCGACCCAGTCGGGTGTGGCGCTGCCGGGTTCGGTCGTCACCGTCTACTTCGACGACGACAAGAACGACACCGAGACCTTCCTCATCGCGACCCGCGAGGAGAGCATCTCGACCGACGTCGAGGTCTACTCCCCCAGCTCCCCGCTGGGCGCGGCGATCATCGACGCGAAGGTGGGCGAGACCCGCACGTATCTGGTGCCGAGCGGCGCCGAGATCAGCGTGACGGTGGTCAGCGCGGAGCCCTACCAGCACTGA
- the mca gene encoding mycothiol conjugate amidase Mca — protein MAVHAHPDDESSKAAATLAKYAAAGHDVLVVTLTGGERGDILNPAMDRPGVKENLPEIRKEEMAAAAAALGVQQTWLGFVDSGLPEGDPLPPLPEGCFALVPIEESTEALVKVVREFKPHVMITYDENGGYPHPDHIKCHEVSVAAFEKAGDPDAYPEAGEPWTPLKLYYTHGFIRDRIHRFSDEFEKSGQESPFKEWLSKWRREQGDLMGRVTTQVTCGDYFPQRDDALRAHATQIDPNGFFFAVPLEWQQRLWPTEEFELAQTRVQTAIPETDLFAGIEET, from the coding sequence ATGGCTGTGCATGCACATCCTGACGACGAGTCGAGCAAGGCGGCGGCGACGTTGGCCAAGTACGCCGCGGCCGGGCACGACGTCCTGGTCGTGACGTTGACCGGTGGCGAACGCGGCGACATCCTCAACCCCGCGATGGATCGGCCCGGGGTCAAGGAGAACCTGCCGGAGATCCGCAAGGAAGAGATGGCCGCGGCCGCGGCGGCGCTCGGTGTGCAGCAGACCTGGCTCGGCTTCGTCGACTCCGGACTGCCCGAGGGCGACCCCCTGCCGCCGCTGCCGGAAGGCTGCTTCGCGCTGGTCCCGATCGAGGAGTCGACCGAGGCGCTGGTCAAGGTGGTGCGTGAGTTCAAGCCGCACGTGATGATCACGTACGACGAGAACGGCGGCTACCCGCACCCGGATCACATCAAGTGCCACGAGGTGTCGGTGGCGGCCTTCGAGAAGGCGGGCGACCCGGACGCCTATCCGGAGGCCGGCGAGCCGTGGACGCCGCTGAAGCTGTACTACACGCACGGCTTCATCCGCGACCGGATCCACCGCTTCTCCGACGAGTTCGAGAAGTCGGGCCAGGAGAGCCCGTTCAAGGAGTGGCTGTCGAAGTGGCGGCGCGAACAGGGTGACCTGATGGGGCGGGTGACCACCCAGGTGACGTGTGGTGACTACTTCCCGCAGCGCGACGACGCCCTGCGCGCGCACGCCACCCAGATCGACCCGAACGGCTTCTTCTTCGCGGTGCCGCTGGAATGGCAGCAGCGACTGTGGCCGACCGAGGAATTCGAGCTCGCGCAGACGCGCGTGCAGACTGCGATCCCGGAGACGGACCTCTTCGCGGGAATCGAGGAGACATGA
- a CDS encoding alpha/beta fold hydrolase, with protein MVHPIQSAAINAAPIAELKQVKNYLTDEKTRAAVLQRVIDDLPHKDDIILIGHSLGSVIAIDLLDNLPSGVHVRRFITIGSPAGSPVLHQGRARILKRFPYSRVDDWSNFLDPADAVTAGKGLAALFPGAQDFMITGATGHRSPSYLRHPAIATLVDQILNPGKDVVIASSAVVPRLTEDQASTLATIEFANHVTDKIDDERANRFEDAVQRSPRQLRRRTDRAEHRARDSAGDRGTQQGSHAEPPPKVGPVRGDRADRRARQHQPDRAARDRHRRRRTPGDRGRSWCSWAIRPEPARRCRRPCRR; from the coding sequence ATGGTCCACCCCATCCAGAGCGCCGCGATCAATGCGGCCCCGATCGCGGAACTCAAGCAGGTCAAGAACTACTTGACCGACGAGAAGACGCGCGCCGCGGTGCTGCAGCGCGTCATCGACGATCTGCCGCACAAGGACGACATCATTCTGATCGGGCACAGCCTCGGCAGCGTCATCGCGATCGATCTGCTCGACAACCTGCCCTCCGGCGTCCATGTGCGGCGCTTCATCACCATCGGCAGTCCCGCGGGCTCGCCGGTCCTGCATCAGGGTCGGGCCCGCATCCTCAAGCGATTCCCGTATTCGCGCGTCGACGACTGGTCCAACTTCCTCGATCCCGCCGACGCGGTGACCGCCGGCAAGGGACTCGCGGCACTGTTCCCCGGCGCTCAGGACTTCATGATCACCGGCGCGACCGGGCACCGGTCGCCCTCGTACCTGCGACATCCGGCGATCGCGACGCTGGTCGACCAGATACTGAATCCGGGCAAGGACGTCGTGATCGCGTCGAGCGCGGTCGTCCCCCGTCTCACCGAAGACCAGGCGAGCACCCTCGCGACCATCGAGTTCGCCAATCACGTCACCGACAAGATCGACGACGAGAGGGCGAACCGTTTCGAGGACGCCGTTCAGCGTTCTCCGCGACAACTACGTCGCCGAACTGATCGAGCAGAGCACCGGGCACGCGATTCCGCAGGAGATCGAGGAACTCAGCAAGGGTCGCATGCCGAACCTCCCCCGAAGGTGGGACCTGTCCGAGGCGATCGCGCTGACCGTCGTGCTCGCCAACACCAACCTGATCGCGCCGCACGAGATCGACACCGGCGACGCCGCACTCCAGGCGATCGTGGCCGTTCATGGTGCAGTTGGGCTATCCGACCGGAACCGGCAAGAAGGTGCAGGCGGCCGTGCAGGAGGTGA
- a CDS encoding DUF3558 family protein, producing MTSACSADDDRRSEVVGSGSVAADSRAAGVRQTDADGHVLPFVTTHAHRWSGANDGTTYEPCTAVTATDLLAVGMEPRSVRDAAGTDGQTLRGCVWTSAVERGRVEWDLSQFVGNSPGLAADKQRQASSLDMWLPDILIDGRVVGVHRFTNGANCDTYVQSGMAAVNTMVIHHGSPHPAPEEICAKAIEFTRATIGKMPR from the coding sequence ATGACGAGTGCGTGCAGCGCGGACGATGACCGTAGGTCCGAAGTGGTCGGATCTGGTTCCGTGGCGGCTGACTCGCGAGCCGCCGGTGTTCGGCAAACGGATGCTGATGGGCACGTGCTGCCGTTCGTCACCACTCACGCTCATCGTTGGAGTGGCGCGAACGACGGAACGACCTATGAACCGTGCACTGCGGTGACAGCCACGGACTTGCTGGCGGTAGGAATGGAGCCTCGCTCGGTGCGTGATGCCGCGGGAACTGATGGGCAGACGCTCCGTGGCTGCGTGTGGACTTCGGCTGTTGAGAGAGGTCGAGTCGAGTGGGACCTCAGCCAGTTCGTTGGGAACTCGCCCGGGCTTGCGGCGGATAAGCAGCGCCAGGCGTCGTCGCTAGACATGTGGCTCCCGGACATCTTGATCGACGGCCGCGTGGTTGGGGTGCACCGCTTCACAAACGGTGCGAACTGCGACACCTATGTGCAGTCGGGGATGGCTGCAGTCAACACGATGGTCATTCACCATGGCTCCCCGCACCCGGCGCCGGAGGAGATCTGCGCCAAGGCGATCGAGTTCACGCGCGCCACGATCGGGAAGATGCCGCGTTGA
- a CDS encoding queuosine precursor transporter has protein sequence MLMAVFVAIMLISNIAATKGVGLFGGWLVTDGAFFLFPLSYVIGDVISEVYGFKAMRRTIWTGFGILILASVAFTITIALPPLDGYDNQSALESVVGAVPQLVAASLAGYLVGEFTNSWVLVKMKERTGERRLWARLIGSTVAGEFFDTLVFCTIAAPVIGVHGWGQFTSYVAIGFVWKTAVEVVVMPATYAVVRFLKRAEPSYAEALGSSVR, from the coding sequence ATGCTGATGGCCGTCTTCGTGGCCATCATGCTGATCAGCAACATCGCCGCCACCAAGGGCGTCGGCCTCTTCGGGGGCTGGCTGGTGACCGACGGCGCCTTCTTCCTGTTCCCGCTGAGCTACGTGATCGGCGACGTGATCAGCGAGGTCTACGGCTTCAAAGCCATGCGCCGCACCATCTGGACCGGCTTCGGCATCCTCATCCTCGCGTCCGTCGCGTTCACGATCACCATCGCGCTGCCGCCGCTCGACGGCTACGACAACCAGTCGGCGCTGGAATCGGTCGTCGGGGCCGTCCCGCAGCTGGTCGCGGCGAGCCTCGCCGGCTACCTGGTGGGCGAGTTCACCAACTCGTGGGTGCTGGTCAAGATGAAGGAACGAACCGGGGAACGACGGCTCTGGGCCCGCCTGATCGGTTCCACCGTCGCCGGCGAGTTCTTCGACACCCTCGTCTTCTGCACCATCGCCGCCCCGGTGATCGGCGTGCACGGCTGGGGCCAGTTCACGTCGTACGTGGCGATCGGCTTCGTCTGGAAGACGGCCGTCGAGGTCGTCGTGATGCCGGCCACGTACGCGGTGGTCCGCTTCCTCAAGCGCGCCGAGCCGTCGTACGCCGAGGCCCTGGGCTCATCTGTGCGATAA
- a CDS encoding DUF4307 domain-containing protein → MSSSDGVSDQPKPQSGPRATYPAEQSRSSRRRWFIICSVVVLIAGVVIAYIGYRQFGDPDVSGQATAHEVLSSDTVSVQYTVNRKDPHKAVACVVRARAQDGSEVGRREVLIPASDDIQVGARTDVYTSRPAVIGEVFGCTTAVPAYLRPDK, encoded by the coding sequence GTGAGCAGTTCAGACGGGGTCTCCGACCAGCCGAAACCACAGAGCGGTCCGAGGGCGACGTACCCGGCAGAACAGTCACGGTCGAGCCGTCGGCGCTGGTTCATCATCTGCTCGGTGGTGGTGCTGATCGCCGGCGTCGTGATCGCCTACATCGGCTACCGGCAGTTCGGCGACCCGGACGTGTCCGGGCAGGCCACCGCGCACGAGGTGCTCAGCTCGGACACCGTGTCGGTGCAGTACACCGTCAATCGCAAGGACCCGCACAAGGCGGTCGCCTGCGTCGTGCGGGCTCGCGCACAGGACGGTTCGGAGGTCGGCCGCCGCGAAGTGCTGATCCCCGCCTCAGACGACATCCAGGTCGGTGCCCGCACCGACGTCTACACCTCCCGGCCCGCGGTGATCGGCGAGGTCTTCGGCTGCACGACGGCGGTTCCCGCCTATCTGCGGCCGGACAAGTGA